One part of the Sardina pilchardus chromosome 5, fSarPil1.1, whole genome shotgun sequence genome encodes these proteins:
- the LOC134079452 gene encoding syncollin-like — protein MVIPQYCQCAISHKVSSQLLSKRGSHLDQQSYKQNQANRMRCLATLLVCVALCWDGLNAVCPEPTAVTDVNGVKLCARFFEDADLVYADSCKGKSMDIYPGEDVPNIPLAWNNRVSSLVVSSRCSLTVWDHYWKEGTKKKFGGGIVYRLREVRKGLIGDWNNDISGYLCNC, from the exons ATGGTGATTCCTCAGTACTGTCAGTGTGCAATTAGTCACAAAGTCAGTTCCCAGTTGCTCAGTAAG AGAGGCTCTCATCTGGACCAGCAGAGCTACAAGCAGAACCAAGCCAACAGGATGAGGTGTCTCGCTACTCTACtcgtgtgtgtggccctgtgtTGGGACGGGCTCAACGCTGTGTGCCCAGAACCCACCGCTGTGACGGACGTCAACGGGGTCAAGCTCTGTGCCCGCTTCTTTGAGGATGCTGACTTGGTCTACGCTGACAGCTGCAAAGGCAAGTCCATGGATATCTACCCCGGTGAAGACGTGCCGAACATCCCCTTGGCTTGGAACAACCGCGTGTCCTCTCTCGTCGTGTCCTCGCGGTGCTCCCTCACCGTCTGGGACCACTACTGGAAGGAGGGCACAAAGAAAAAGTTCGGCGGCGGCATCGTGTACCGTCTCAGGGAGGTACGTAAGGGGCTGATTGGAGACTGGAACAACGACATCTCAGGATACCTCTGTAACTGCTAG
- the LOC134080779 gene encoding syncollin-like, with protein sequence MRSLAALLVCVSLCWDGLNAVCPEPATLKDANGGKVCARFFEDADLVYAESCSGESMDVFPGDDVANVPWAWNNRVSSLVVGRGCSLTVWDHYWKTGAKRKFSAGIQYRLREVSQGLFSNWNNDISGYYCTC encoded by the coding sequence ATGAGGAGTCTCGCTGctctgctcgtgtgtgtgtccctgtgctgGGACGGGCTCAACGCTGTGTGCCCAGAACCTGCCACCCTGAAGGATGCCAACGGCGGCAAGGTCTGTGCCCGCTTCTTTGAGGATGCTGACTTAGTCTACGCTGAAAGCTGCAGTGGCGAGTCCATGGATGTCTTCCCCGGTGACGACGTGGCGAACGTGCCCTGGGCTTGGAACAACCGCGTGTCCTCGCTCGTCGTGGGCCGCGGATGCTCCCTCACCGTCTGGGACCACTACTGGAAAACCGGCGCCAAGCGCAAGTTCTCCGCCGGCATCCAGTACCGTCTGAGAGAGGTGTCTCAGGGGCTGTTTAGCAACTGGAACAACGACATCTCAGGATACTACTGCACCTGCTAG
- the LOC134079734 gene encoding syncollin-like, with amino-acid sequence MRRLATLLVCVCVALCWGGLNAECPEPNAMTDANGVKLCARFFEYSDLVYSDSCKGQSMDVYPGEDVPNMPLAWNNRVSSLVVASRCSLTVWDFFLKEGEKHKFGAGIVHRLREVSQGLIGSWNNDISGYLCTC; translated from the coding sequence ATGAGGCGTCTCGCTACtctactcgtgtgtgtgtgtgtggccctatGCTGGGGCGGGCTCAACGCTGAGTGCCCAGAACCCAACGCTATGACGGATGCCAACGGGGTCAAGCTCTGTGCCCGCTTCTTTGAATACAGCGACTTGGTCTACAGTGACAGCTGCAAAGGCCAGTCCATGGATGTCTACCCCGGTGAGGACGTGCCGAACATGCCCTTGGCTTGGAACAACCGCGTGTCCTCTCTCGTCGTAGCCTCGCGGTGCTCCCTCACCGTCTGGGACTTCTTCttgaaggagggggagaagcaCAAGTTCGGCGCCGGCATCGTGCACCGTCTCAGGGAGGTGTCTCAGGGCCTGATCGGGAGCTGGAACAACGACATCTCAGGATACCTCTGTACCTGCTAA